In Helicobacter mastomyrinus, a single genomic region encodes these proteins:
- a CDS encoding NAD(P)H-dependent oxidoreductase yields the protein MNHFLESIYFRHACKLFDDKKKIPQEQFDEILEVGRMAPSSFGMEPTRLIVVRSEAAKEALRPLCWDQPQITTASEVVVFKSLQNDLVPPSEYAKQNALRRKIDLSKYETFSKRLGDYLKSRGFVDEKIAYWSALQAYITVTYMVAYASYLNIDTCYIEGFEKNKVEELYGLDTFKEQVSLIVCFGYRGKEQQQRFRIGIDEFVQYK from the coding sequence ATGAATCATTTTTTAGAATCTATTTATTTTCGCCACGCGTGTAAACTTTTTGATGACAAAAAGAAAATTCCTCAAGAACAATTTGATGAGATATTAGAAGTAGGGCGAATGGCTCCTAGCTCCTTTGGTATGGAGCCTACAAGGCTTATTGTAGTGCGTAGTGAAGCGGCAAAAGAGGCGTTGCGTCCTTTGTGTTGGGACCAGCCACAAATCACTACTGCGAGTGAAGTAGTGGTATTTAAGAGTTTGCAAAATGATTTAGTGCCGCCAAGTGAATACGCTAAACAAAATGCTTTAAGGCGTAAGATAGATTTGAGTAAGTACGAGACTTTTTCTAAGCGATTGGGAGACTATCTCAAATCTCGTGGGTTTGTCGATGAGAAAATTGCGTATTGGAGTGCATTGCAGGCTTATATTACAGTTACTTATATGGTAGCGTATGCCAGTTATCTTAATATCGATACTTGCTATATTGAGGGTTTTGAGAAAAATAAGGTTGAAGAGCTTTATGGTTTGGATACCTTTAAAGAACAAGTAAGTCTTATAGTGTGCTTTGGATATAGAGGAAAAGAACAGCAGCAACGTTTTCGAATCGGAATAGATGAGTTTGTGCAATATAAGTAA
- the glmM gene encoding phosphoglucosamine mutase, which produces MNSKDTKLFGTDGVRGRAGEVITPSSVIALGASAGIHFRQHSLTNKILVGKDTRRSGYMIENALVSSLTSVGYDVIQIGPMPTPAVAFLTEDMRCDAGVMISASHNPYDDNGIKFFNHCGYKLAPQEEESIESYYHDNAALQAALKSGQEIGSSKRIDDVVGRYIVHIKNSFPKHLTLRGLRIVCDCANGAAYRVAPIVLSELGADVIAINDEPDGFNINKQCGAMHPEDLAQKVRTYRADVGFALDGDADRLVVVDSEGNIVNGDKLIGALALYQKQMGVLKNNAIVATLMSNLALEEFLKSHKISLYRCNVGDKYVWDMMQEHNLNFGGENSGHIIFSDYAKTGDGLVSALQVLALLLQSKQSSKDVLNPFELYPSELFNLKVAHKKPLENIEGLQEKLDSITQSGNRHLVRYSGTENKLRILVEGKDSKIVERQVKMLVEFFQKQLNV; this is translated from the coding sequence ATGAACTCGAAGGATACAAAGCTTTTTGGCACTGATGGCGTGAGAGGACGAGCCGGAGAAGTTATCACGCCTTCAAGTGTGATTGCCCTAGGTGCGAGTGCGGGGATACACTTCCGCCAACATTCCCTTACAAATAAGATTCTAGTAGGTAAAGATACACGCCGCAGCGGCTATATGATAGAAAATGCACTTGTCTCAAGCCTTACTTCTGTGGGCTATGATGTGATACAAATTGGTCCTATGCCTACTCCTGCAGTGGCTTTCCTCACTGAAGATATGCGCTGCGATGCAGGAGTGATGATTAGTGCTAGTCATAATCCCTATGATGACAATGGCATTAAATTCTTCAATCATTGCGGCTACAAACTTGCCCCGCAAGAGGAGGAGAGTATAGAATCTTACTACCACGATAATGCCGCCCTACAAGCTGCACTCAAAAGCGGACAGGAGATTGGTAGCTCAAAACGTATCGATGATGTCGTGGGGCGCTATATTGTGCATATTAAAAATTCATTTCCCAAACACCTTACGTTAAGAGGGCTTAGAATTGTGTGCGATTGTGCCAATGGCGCGGCGTATCGGGTCGCCCCTATCGTGCTTAGTGAGCTTGGGGCTGATGTGATTGCGATTAATGACGAACCCGATGGATTCAATATCAATAAGCAGTGCGGGGCTATGCACCCAGAGGATTTAGCGCAAAAGGTGCGGACATATCGCGCTGATGTGGGTTTTGCCCTTGATGGCGATGCGGATAGGCTTGTCGTGGTGGATAGCGAGGGCAATATCGTCAATGGCGATAAGCTTATCGGTGCACTTGCGCTTTATCAAAAGCAAATGGGTGTATTAAAAAATAATGCCATTGTGGCGACACTGATGAGTAATCTGGCACTTGAGGAGTTTCTCAAATCGCATAAAATAAGCCTGTATCGCTGTAATGTTGGTGATAAATATGTGTGGGATATGATGCAAGAGCATAACCTCAATTTTGGTGGGGAAAATAGCGGACATATCATTTTTAGCGATTATGCTAAAACAGGCGATGGCTTGGTGAGTGCCTTGCAAGTTTTAGCTCTTTTGTTACAAAGTAAGCAAAGCTCAAAAGATGTGCTTAATCCTTTTGAGCTCTACCCAAGTGAGCTTTTTAACCTCAAAGTAGCGCATAAAAAGCCCCTTGAAAATATTGAGGGGCTGCAAGAGAAGCTAGATTCTATTACTCAAAGTGGCAATCGTCACTTAGTGCGCTACTCTGGCACGGAAAATAAGCTTAGAATCTTGGTCGAGGGTAAGGATTCTAAAATAGTCGAGAGGCAGGTTAAAATGCTTGTAGAGTTTTTTCAAAAGCAACTCAATGTGTGA
- the rpsT gene encoding 30S ribosomal protein S20 produces the protein MANHKSAQKRIRQTKTRTERNRYYKTRIKNIVRNLREAVANKDLAKAQEAFKIANKELHKYVSKGILTKNTAARKVSRLNASVKKLAQSA, from the coding sequence ATGGCAAATCATAAATCCGCACAAAAACGCATTCGACAGACAAAAACACGAACCGAGCGTAATCGATACTACAAAACGCGCATTAAAAATATTGTCCGTAATCTTAGAGAAGCAGTAGCAAATAAAGACCTTGCAAAAGCGCAAGAAGCCTTTAAAATTGCCAATAAAGAGCTACACAAATATGTAAGTAAGGGCATTTTAACAAAAAATACAGCCGCAAGAAAAGTATCGCGCCTCAATGCAAGTGTGAAAAAACTCGCACAATCTGCCTAA
- the typA gene encoding translational GTPase TypA yields the protein MQNIRNIAVIAHVDHGKTTLVDGLLTQSGTFSEREQIDERVMDSNDLEKERGITILSKNTAINYKGTKINIIDTPGHADFGGEVERVLKMVDGVLLLVDAQEGVMPQTKFVVKKALSFGIRPIVVVNKIDKPAAEPDRVVDEVFDLFVAMEASDFQLDFPVIYAAARDGYAIKDLNDEKKDLQPLFEAILEYVPAPSGSSESPLQMQIFTLDYDNYVGKIGIARVFNGRVKKNENVMLAKSDGEKETGRITKLIGFLGLARTEIESAQAGDIVAIAGFNAIDVGDSIVDPSNPMPLDPMHLEEPTMSVYFAVNDSPLAGLEGKHVTANKLKDRLLKEMQTNIAMRCEEMGEGKFRVSGRGELQITILAENLRREGFEFSISRPEVIIKDIDGVKCEPFEHLVIDTPQDFSGAIIERLGRRKAEMKAMNPMNDGYTRLEFEIPARGLIGYRSEFLTDTKGEGVMNHSFLDFRAFSGNVESRKNGALVSMENGEATGFSLFNIQERGVLFITPQTKVYVGMVIGEHSRDNDLDVNPIKAKHLTNMRSSGADEAIKLVPPRDLTLERALEWIEDDEILEVTPQNIRIRKKVLEPNMRKRSKK from the coding sequence ATGCAAAACATACGAAATATCGCAGTTATAGCCCACGTAGATCATGGCAAAACAACGCTTGTAGATGGTTTACTCACGCAATCAGGTACTTTTAGCGAGAGGGAGCAAATTGATGAGCGTGTAATGGATAGCAATGATTTAGAAAAAGAGCGAGGTATTACGATACTCTCTAAAAATACCGCTATCAACTACAAAGGCACAAAAATCAATATCATAGACACGCCCGGACACGCGGACTTTGGCGGAGAGGTCGAGCGGGTGCTAAAAATGGTCGATGGTGTGCTATTGCTTGTAGATGCGCAAGAGGGCGTAATGCCGCAGACAAAATTTGTCGTCAAAAAGGCTCTAAGCTTTGGAATCCGCCCCATTGTCGTAGTAAATAAGATTGACAAACCTGCTGCCGAGCCAGATAGGGTAGTAGATGAAGTCTTTGATTTATTTGTAGCAATGGAAGCGAGTGATTTTCAGCTTGATTTTCCCGTGATTTACGCTGCTGCACGAGATGGCTATGCGATAAAAGATTTAAATGATGAAAAGAAAGATTTGCAGCCGCTTTTTGAGGCGATTTTAGAATATGTCCCTGCGCCTAGCGGCAGTAGTGAAAGTCCGCTGCAAATGCAGATTTTCACACTTGATTATGATAACTATGTGGGCAAAATTGGCATTGCGAGGGTGTTTAATGGACGTGTAAAAAAGAATGAAAATGTAATGCTTGCAAAAAGTGATGGCGAGAAAGAGACAGGGCGCATTACCAAGCTCATAGGATTCTTAGGCTTAGCGCGCACAGAGATAGAATCTGCACAGGCTGGGGACATTGTGGCGATTGCGGGATTCAATGCCATTGATGTGGGGGATTCTATTGTTGATCCTAGTAATCCTATGCCCCTTGATCCTATGCACCTTGAAGAGCCAACAATGAGCGTATATTTTGCGGTTAATGATAGCCCATTAGCCGGGCTAGAGGGTAAGCACGTAACGGCAAATAAGCTCAAAGATAGACTACTTAAGGAAATGCAAACTAATATCGCTATGCGTTGCGAGGAGATGGGGGAAGGGAAATTCCGCGTGAGTGGGCGCGGGGAGCTACAAATCACTATTTTGGCGGAGAATTTGCGACGTGAGGGCTTTGAGTTTAGTATCTCGCGCCCTGAAGTAATTATCAAAGATATTGATGGCGTGAAATGTGAACCTTTCGAGCATTTAGTCATTGATACGCCGCAAGACTTTAGCGGGGCAATTATTGAGCGGTTAGGGCGCAGAAAGGCAGAGATGAAAGCGATGAATCCTATGAATGATGGCTATACAAGGCTTGAATTTGAGATTCCCGCGCGTGGGCTGATTGGCTATCGTAGCGAGTTTTTAACAGATACAAAGGGTGAGGGTGTGATGAATCATAGCTTTTTAGATTTCCGCGCTTTTAGTGGCAATGTAGAATCTCGTAAGAATGGTGCGCTTGTAAGTATGGAAAATGGCGAAGCGACAGGATTTTCACTTTTTAATATCCAAGAGCGAGGAGTGCTTTTTATCACGCCGCAAACCAAAGTTTATGTGGGAATGGTTATCGGGGAGCATAGCAGGGATAATGATTTAGATGTTAATCCCATTAAGGCAAAACATCTCACAAATATGCGCAGCAGCGGGGCTGATGAGGCGATTAAGCTTGTGCCGCCGCGAGATTTAACGTTAGAGAGGGCGCTAGAATGGATAGAAGATGATGAGATTTTAGAAGTAACGCCCCAAAATATTCGAATTCGCAAGAAAGTTTTAGAACCAAATATGAGGAAAAGATCAAAAAAATAA
- a CDS encoding ribonucleoside-diphosphate reductase subunit alpha — MLDTITVTKRNGRIEPLDISKIQKHTHAAVEGLEGVSQSELEVDAKILFKDKITTEEIQQTLIKTAVDKIDVDTPNWTFVAARLFLYDLYHKVTGWTGYKKLEDYFMQGEKEGKLICGIKEKYDLAFLDSHIKPERDLQFNYLGIKTLYDRYLLKDANNHPIELPQHMFMAIAMFLAQNETDCNAWAVKFYDMISSFEVICATPTLANARTTRHQLSSCFVGSTPDNIEGIFDAYKEMALLSKYGGGIGWDFSRVRGLGSYIDGHKNAAGGVVPFLKIANDVAIAVDQLGTRKGAIATYLEIWHNDINDFIDLRKNSGEERRRTHDLFPAVWICDLFMKRVEANEFWTLFDPYQCPELTELYGEAFEAKYIEYEQSDSILKTCVLAKDLWKKILTNYFESGLPFLCFKDNANRANPNAHVGIIRSSNLCTEIFQNTNPNHYVVEVEFEDGSKSIYDEQEKIQVDSGISKRANKLTSIDSVNGKKVFITSRIAQGGDTAVCNLASINLSKIHAKEDIERVLPIAIRMLDNVIDLNFYPNRKVKVTNMRNRAIGLGVMGEAEMLARAGIEWGSEEHLAKIDEVMEIVSFYAINSSADLAQEKGIYPQFEGSNWSKGVFPIDLANKEAIKLVDRGGLFSQQCDWESLRAKVKTQGMRNGYLMAIAPTSSISILVGTTQTIEPIYRKKWYEENLSGLIPTVVPHLNLDTWNYYVSAYDIDQTLLIKAAAVRQKWIDQGQSTNIFVRLDKASGKMLNDVYMLAWKLGLKSTYYLRSQSPEAEEQIMDRSVECVNCQ; from the coding sequence ATGCTAGATACAATCACAGTTACTAAAAGAAATGGGCGCATTGAGCCACTTGATATTTCAAAGATACAAAAGCATACTCACGCGGCAGTAGAGGGCTTAGAGGGCGTAAGCCAAAGTGAGCTAGAGGTTGATGCAAAGATTTTGTTTAAGGATAAAATCACCACTGAAGAAATTCAGCAGACATTGATTAAAACAGCTGTGGATAAAATCGATGTAGATACACCTAATTGGACTTTTGTCGCGGCACGATTATTTTTGTATGATTTGTATCATAAAGTAACGGGTTGGACGGGATACAAGAAGCTTGAAGATTACTTTATGCAAGGTGAAAAAGAGGGTAAGCTCATATGCGGAATTAAAGAAAAATATGATTTAGCATTTTTGGATTCTCATATTAAGCCCGAGCGCGACTTGCAATTTAATTATTTAGGTATCAAGACACTTTATGATAGATATTTGCTTAAAGATGCAAATAACCACCCCATTGAGTTACCTCAGCATATGTTTATGGCGATTGCTATGTTTTTAGCGCAAAATGAGACTGATTGTAATGCGTGGGCAGTGAAATTCTACGATATGATTTCCTCTTTTGAGGTCATTTGTGCTACTCCCACTTTAGCAAATGCACGTACTACGCGACATCAGTTGAGCTCTTGCTTTGTGGGAAGCACACCTGATAATATTGAGGGTATTTTTGATGCGTATAAGGAAATGGCACTTTTAAGCAAGTATGGTGGAGGGATTGGCTGGGATTTTAGCCGTGTGAGAGGTCTAGGAAGCTATATTGATGGGCATAAAAATGCAGCAGGTGGTGTTGTGCCGTTTTTAAAAATTGCCAATGATGTGGCTATTGCTGTGGATCAGCTAGGCACACGCAAGGGGGCTATTGCTACGTATTTAGAGATATGGCATAATGATATTAATGATTTTATTGATTTACGTAAAAATAGCGGTGAAGAACGTAGGCGAACACACGATCTGTTCCCTGCTGTGTGGATTTGTGACTTATTTATGAAACGCGTTGAGGCAAATGAGTTTTGGACACTTTTTGACCCCTATCAATGTCCTGAGCTCACAGAACTCTACGGAGAGGCATTTGAGGCTAAATATATCGAATACGAGCAATCAGATTCAATACTAAAAACCTGTGTTTTAGCTAAAGATTTATGGAAGAAGATTCTTACTAATTATTTTGAATCTGGTTTGCCATTTTTGTGCTTTAAAGATAATGCTAATCGTGCGAATCCTAATGCGCATGTTGGTATTATTAGAAGTAGCAATCTTTGTACGGAGATTTTTCAAAATACTAATCCTAATCATTACGTGGTGGAAGTGGAGTTTGAAGATGGAAGCAAGAGTATCTATGATGAACAAGAAAAGATACAGGTTGATAGTGGCATTTCAAAAAGAGCAAATAAGCTTACAAGTATAGATTCTGTTAATGGCAAAAAGGTATTTATTACCTCTCGTATTGCCCAAGGAGGTGATACAGCTGTGTGTAATCTAGCAAGTATTAATTTAAGCAAAATCCACGCTAAAGAGGATATTGAGCGTGTGCTGCCTATTGCCATTAGAATGCTTGATAATGTAATTGATTTGAATTTCTATCCCAATCGTAAGGTAAAGGTTACTAATATGCGTAATCGTGCTATTGGGCTTGGTGTAATGGGTGAAGCAGAGATGTTAGCACGAGCTGGAATTGAATGGGGAAGCGAAGAGCATTTAGCTAAAATTGATGAAGTAATGGAAATTGTTAGTTTCTATGCAATCAATTCAAGCGCAGATTTGGCTCAAGAAAAAGGCATATATCCGCAGTTTGAAGGGAGTAATTGGAGCAAGGGAGTTTTTCCTATTGATTTAGCTAATAAAGAAGCGATAAAGCTTGTTGATAGAGGAGGGCTTTTCTCACAACAATGCGATTGGGAATCTCTAAGAGCAAAGGTAAAAACACAAGGTATGCGCAATGGCTATTTAATGGCAATCGCCCCTACAAGTTCCATCAGCATTTTAGTAGGGACAACACAAACTATTGAACCTATTTATCGCAAAAAATGGTATGAAGAAAATTTAAGCGGGCTTATTCCCACAGTTGTGCCACATCTTAATTTGGATACGTGGAATTATTATGTGTCTGCTTATGATATTGACCAAACATTGCTTATTAAGGCTGCTGCTGTGCGACAAAAATGGATTGATCAGGGGCAAAGCACAAATATTTTTGTGCGGCTTGATAAGGCAAGTGGTAAAATGCTCAATGATGTTTATATGCTTGCGTGGAAATTAGGCTTAAAAAGCACCTATTATCTGCGCTCTCAAAGCCCAGAAGCAGAAGAGCAGATTATGGATAGAAGTGTAGAATGTGTGAATTGCCAGTAG
- the prfA gene encoding peptide chain release factor 1: MLVDKLKPIVARYDEISNLLTLESTLSNIQQLTQLSKEQSDIESIVQKARAYFATLEGIAENKTLLEDKELGELAKEELKDLESQKIILEEEIKILLIPKDPNDGKNIYLEIRAGTGGDEAGIFVGDLFKAYCRYADLQKWKVEIMSASENNVGGYKEVIALIKGNGAYSRLKYEGGTHRVQRVPETESQGRIHTSAITVAIMPEVDDVSVDINPNDLKIEVFRSGGHGGQSVNTTDSAVRITHIPTGISVSMQDEKFQHKNKDKALKILKARLYEAEIEAQNAQNKEVRKTQVGSGDRSERIRTYNYPQNRLTDHRIGLTLYSLEEIMLGGLLDEIINPLIAHAQSQAMGTTE, translated from the coding sequence ATGCTTGTCGATAAGCTTAAGCCCATTGTGGCGCGTTATGATGAGATTTCAAACCTCCTTACTTTAGAATCCACTCTCTCTAACATCCAGCAATTAACACAACTTAGCAAAGAACAAAGCGATATAGAATCTATCGTCCAAAAGGCTAGAGCATATTTTGCCACACTTGAGGGCATTGCTGAAAATAAGACATTACTAGAGGATAAGGAGCTAGGTGAGCTTGCCAAAGAAGAGCTCAAAGATTTAGAATCTCAAAAAATCATATTAGAGGAGGAAATTAAGATTCTCCTTATCCCTAAAGATCCTAATGATGGTAAAAATATTTATCTTGAAATCCGCGCTGGGACAGGCGGTGATGAGGCGGGAATCTTTGTAGGAGACTTGTTTAAGGCGTATTGCCGCTATGCGGATTTGCAAAAATGGAAAGTGGAGATAATGAGCGCGAGTGAAAATAATGTGGGTGGCTATAAGGAGGTGATTGCACTTATCAAAGGTAATGGCGCATACTCGCGGCTCAAATATGAGGGCGGCACTCATCGCGTGCAGCGTGTCCCCGAGACAGAATCTCAAGGGCGGATTCACACTTCTGCCATCACCGTGGCGATTATGCCTGAGGTTGATGATGTAAGCGTCGATATTAATCCAAATGATTTGAAAATCGAAGTTTTCCGCAGCGGCGGGCACGGAGGGCAAAGTGTCAATACAACTGATTCTGCAGTGAGGATTACCCATATCCCTACAGGCATTAGCGTATCAATGCAAGATGAAAAATTTCAACATAAAAATAAAGACAAGGCACTAAAGATTCTCAAAGCGAGGCTGTATGAAGCCGAGATTGAAGCCCAAAATGCCCAAAATAAAGAGGTACGCAAAACACAAGTAGGGAGTGGCGATAGAAGTGAACGAATCCGCACTTATAACTATCCGCAAAATCGCCTTACAGACCATCGCATCGGCTTAACGCTTTATAGCCTTGAAGAGATTATGCTAGGTGGGCTGCTTGATGAGATTATAAATCCCCTTATCGCCCACGCCCAAAGTCAAGCAATGGGAACGACTGAATAA
- a CDS encoding glycosyltransferase family 10 domain-containing protein, with protein sequence MNLRAQFFDYLSQYDHIDSGGGYKNNIGKRVADKYAFLKTGKFNIAFENSSTNGYTTEKLIEALAAQSIPIYWGDERVSLPLESSGGGVNAKAFIHCRSHTDFAAVLEQIKYLNKNDEAYLAMLSQPSFPNSNHQEIFDKKLEDSFFIFLINL encoded by the coding sequence ATGAACTTACGAGCGCAGTTTTTTGACTATCTTTCTCAATATGATCATATAGATAGCGGTGGAGGCTATAAAAATAATATTGGCAAACGCGTAGCAGATAAATATGCCTTTCTCAAAACAGGCAAATTCAACATCGCCTTTGAAAATTCAAGCACAAATGGCTATACGACAGAAAAGTTGATTGAGGCACTCGCCGCCCAAAGCATACCTATCTATTGGGGTGATGAAAGAGTGAGCTTGCCTTTAGAATCAAGCGGGGGGGGGGTGAATGCAAAGGCTTTTATCCATTGCCGCTCACATACAGATTTCGCAGCAGTGTTAGAGCAGATTAAATATCTTAATAAAAATGATGAAGCCTACCTTGCTATGCTTTCCCAGCCTAGTTTTCCAAATAGCAATCACCAAGAAATTTTTGACAAAAAGCTTGAAGACTCTTTCTTCATATTTTTAATCAACCTTTAG
- the traF gene encoding conjugal transfer protein TraF: protein MNRVYKKIGSGTMLLAPLLSCAVEFGGQGIRSAALGGAGVALKQTQWGLYYNPALLAAEPAKHAKVGWNVGATLMDSGLFTMFDDSILEQDTIKNTQSLNEALNRGANLTFQSGIVFQLLPISQGHNLSIGYFKNIYTSLSGWGNIPDNSTNLNDVTDNAGFDAHLLAIDELPIGYAYRFSTSAGEISVGASVKFMFGAGGRHSMDLNGNITDLIKDTLSVENAASSFNVGLDLGAYYSPNIINNRLGIGLVVKNLNAPSFTMKHISNGVSTNEKISLNPQVRLGMSLDPLDWLTFTFDADLTSNKLLPLASKTVHSQVVGGGMRFHSTRFENVDLNLGIAKDFGLDNGLTFSGGFGLGLVGIALSYSTGKTDIGGVAIPNYVAIKIGGGLNF, encoded by the coding sequence ATGAATAGAGTTTATAAGAAAATAGGTTCGGGCACAATGTTGCTTGCACCTTTATTGAGTTGTGCTGTGGAGTTTGGAGGGCAGGGGATTCGCTCTGCCGCTTTGGGTGGCGCTGGTGTGGCTCTGAAGCAAACACAATGGGGTTTATATTATAATCCTGCATTACTTGCAGCAGAACCTGCAAAACACGCTAAAGTTGGTTGGAATGTGGGTGCAACACTTATGGATAGTGGGCTTTTCACGATGTTTGACGACTCCATTTTGGAACAAGATACAATTAAGAATACTCAATCTTTGAATGAGGCACTAAATCGAGGTGCTAATCTTACCTTTCAAAGTGGTATCGTATTTCAATTGCTACCTATATCGCAAGGACATAATCTAAGCATTGGTTATTTTAAAAATATTTATACTTCTTTGAGTGGTTGGGGAAATATACCCGATAATTCCACTAATCTCAATGATGTAACAGACAATGCTGGGTTTGATGCACACTTGTTAGCTATTGATGAGCTACCTATTGGTTATGCATATCGTTTTAGCACATCTGCAGGAGAGATAAGCGTGGGTGCGAGTGTGAAGTTTATGTTTGGCGCTGGTGGAAGGCATAGTATGGATCTTAATGGGAATATAACTGATCTTATCAAAGATACACTTTCAGTAGAAAATGCAGCTTCAAGCTTTAATGTTGGGCTAGATTTGGGCGCATACTATAGTCCTAACATTATAAATAATCGTTTAGGCATAGGATTGGTTGTTAAAAATCTCAATGCACCAAGCTTTACGATGAAACATATTAGCAATGGTGTTAGCACAAATGAAAAAATTTCCCTTAATCCTCAAGTGCGTTTGGGTATGTCGCTTGACCCATTAGATTGGCTGACATTTACCTTCGATGCAGATTTGACATCAAATAAGTTGCTTCCTCTTGCTTCCAAGACCGTGCATTCTCAAGTTGTTGGTGGTGGGATGAGATTCCACAGCACAAGATTTGAAAATGTGGATTTAAATCTAGGTATAGCAAAGGATTTTGGCTTAGATAATGGTTTAACCTTTAGTGGTGGATTTGGTTTAGGTTTGGTTGGTATTGCTCTGTCATACTCCACAGGCAAGACAGATATAGGAGGCGTGGCTATCCCTAATTATGTAGCTATTAAAATTGGTGGTGGTTTGAATTTCTAA